Proteins encoded in a region of the Acholeplasma equirhinis genome:
- the def gene encoding peptide deformylase: protein MITMQNIIREGHPTLTTKSKPVILPLSKEDIKLGKDLLEYVINSQDDEKVKKYRLRPSVGLAAPQVNKLKRMFAMHVQDLDGELYSFIIINPEIIGSTKEECFIPGGEGCLSVDRPTEGLTPRKYGIRFKGYTLDPETEHTQPIEMDLVGYPAIVFQHEFDHLDGIMFTTKLYKELPNAFPLFEVDEDSESNETETQE, encoded by the coding sequence ATGATTACTATGCAAAATATTATTAGAGAAGGACATCCAACTCTAACAACTAAATCAAAACCCGTGATTCTACCTTTATCTAAAGAAGACATTAAACTAGGTAAGGACTTATTAGAATATGTTATCAATTCTCAAGATGATGAGAAGGTGAAGAAATATCGTTTACGTCCTTCTGTTGGTCTTGCAGCACCACAAGTAAATAAATTAAAACGTATGTTTGCAATGCATGTTCAAGATTTAGATGGCGAACTTTATTCATTCATCATCATTAATCCTGAAATCATTGGTTCAACTAAGGAAGAATGTTTTATTCCTGGTGGTGAAGGCTGTCTTTCGGTTGACAGACCTACTGAAGGTTTAACACCAAGAAAATACGGTATTCGTTTTAAAGGTTACACGCTAGATCCTGAAACAGAACATACACAACCAATTGAAATGGATTTAGTGGGTTACCCTGCAATCGTCTTCCAACATGAGTTCGATCATTTAGATGGTATTATGTTTACAACTAAACTTTACAAGGAACTTCCAAATGCATTCCCACTATTCGAAGTTGATGAAGATTCTGAATCTAACGAAACAGAAACTCAAGAATAA